The following proteins are encoded in a genomic region of Palaemon carinicauda isolate YSFRI2023 chromosome 19, ASM3689809v2, whole genome shotgun sequence:
- the LOC137658884 gene encoding uncharacterized protein has translation MVIINCYRPPGSCSRNFSSAMEALSRLLDSLPVPTPDVILTGDLNFPFLKWPEGTQTGSTLADKSQAELLLSITNSSFLIQMVSIPTRGNNILDLFFTNNSDAINCVSAERTIFSDHNLLKIHTTYNKSHSPEMATPTEKNPFSKLNFFSSQVNWDLLNAQLQCTDWESELHVGNPEVMLNDFLKTILRACEGNVPTRKLPATRRSHVPRDRKVLMRRRANLNRQMQTTKSDSRKNSLQAKISHIENELKDSHEKQRDWEETQAVCNIKANPKFFFKYCKKFSKTQVKVGPLQAGNGIMSNTPEETCQILSQQYTRVFLQPTPAKIVLEPAEFFKVHTQHHLTLVNIPFTITDVQEAISELKINSAAGPDGVPSILLLRCKEALALPLYKIWHCSLDTHYTINIKRGHHLPNPQRGG, from the coding sequence ATGGTGATTATAAACTGCTACCGTCCACCTGGCAGCTGTTCTAGAAACTTCAGTAGTGCCATGGAAGCTCTCAGTCGCCTACTGGACTCCCTGCCAGTTCCTACACCTGACGTCATCCTCACTGGAGACTTAAACTTTCCCTTCCTGAAGTGGCCCGAAGGAACCCAAACTGGGAGCACCCTCGCTGATAAGTCTCAAGCCGAACTGCTCCTGTCCATTACAAACTCCTCCTTTCTCATTCAGATGGTGTCCataccaaccaggggaaacaatATACTTGACCTGTTTTTCACCAATAACAGTGATGCAATTAACTGCGTCTCGGCTGAAAGGACCATCTTCTCTGACCATAATCTCCTCAAGATACACACTACTTACAACAAATCACATTCCCCAGAAATGGCTACACCAACAGAGAAGAACCCTTTCTCCAAACTAAACTTCTTCAGCAGCCAAGTGAATTGGGATCTCCTAAATGCCCAACTACAGTGCACTGACTGGGAGTCAGAACTCCATGTTGGCAACCCTGAGGTAATGCTGAATGACTTTCTAAAAACCATCCTCAGGGCCTGTGAAGGTAATGTGCCAACAAGAAAACTGCCAGCCACCAGAAGAAGCCACGTACCAAGGGACAGAAAAGTGCTTATGAGGCGACGGGCGAACTTAAATAGACAAATGCAAACGACAAAGAGTGACTCCCGGAAAAACTCACTGCAAGCTAAGATCTCACATATAGAAAATGAACTCAAGGATTCACACGAGAAGCAACGTGACTGGGAAGAAACGCAGGCAGTGTGCAACATCAAGGCCAACcctaaatttttctttaagtacTGCAAGAAATTTTCCAAAACGCAAGTCAAGGTTGGACCACTTCAGGCAGGAAATGGGATTATGTCAAACACCCCTGAGGAAACATGCCAGATTCTCTCCCAGCAGTATACCAGAGTCTTCTTGCAACCTACACCTGCCAAGATTGTTCTCGAACCTGCTGAGTTTTTTAAGGTGCACACCCAACATCACTTGACTCTCGTGAACATCCCTTTCACCATAACTGATGTACAGGAAGCCATCAGTGAACTAAAAATCAACTCTGCTGCTGGACCAGATGGTGTGCCATCCATCCTTTTACTAAGATGCAAGGAAGCTCTTGCACTCCCTCTCTACAAAATCTGGCACTGCTCCCTGGACACGCATTATACCATCAATATTAAAAGAGGCCATCATCTCCCCAATCCACAAAGGGGGGGATAA